The segment ATCAATGAACGTACGACGCCTACGGCGGATACCTGTTTTCTAGTGACTAACACCCTCCCTTACCCGCTCTTCCTTCTGCACCCCATACGTTCAGTTCTTCGTTTGGCTACGCCTTTGTGGCCTACCAAATGCCGACTCTTTCTACTTCTCTTTATAGACATTCACCATGACGACGTCAAATCACTGTATTTCGTCAGATTCCACTCTTCTGTGACGGATATACAGAGACAAGTCTTCTTCATTGAGTAATTTGACCTCAAATCGATCGCATACtgctattttatttcaattagacGAGGTTGAATTTGTATCTGAGACAAAACTTATATATGTTGTTTGAGATCTTTTGTAAATGTTTCACTGTTTTTATTGGGAATTCATATAATGATctgcaattaattataatttattgatattaGGATAATAATCAATATCACTCAATAATACCCACCTAAACCACATTTCTTAAATATGATTGTTTTGCTGTTTAAAAAAGTTtacagagaaaataatattttaagcaGTCGATCACTACATATCTGCATATTTTGACATTAATGTTATCGCGCATCTCACAAGTGCATTTTACAAATGTGGGACGATTCTCTGTTTCTTTGGCAGCAGAACTGGAACATTTATATagatcaatattttttctcttttttagtCTGATTCTACGGAATGATAGTTATATCAATACACGAGCTTCTACgattaatcgtatataaccGAATGTATTATTATGAATAAGTACTATAATAGTGGAaatattctcttttatattgtactaataactttctttatagatattatttggcattttttattgcaatggaaattttcataattatgtatttctttatGGACGTGTAGATATGTAGTTATCAATTAACATTTCAGTGTATGCCCCATTGGTTTTGTCGATTTTTCTATACTCTCCTTTTCATTCTAATTTATTCTGCCCTTCCTTCATTCCTCTTCCTTCCTCATGTTTTAGCGTTTATCTCTTTTCATGTATTAGCACAATTTGTAAGGCTGTCAATAACACTATGCTTAATACGATAGAACTCGATATCTGTATCTATGATTTTTACGACTaaagttattttattcattttagtCAACATCAGAAACCTATGAGAGAGTTGATACGATTCTAAtagttctttttaaattttaccgGAAACTTTAGATTAACATTTCGTATAAGTGTAATTCACATTAAACAATcgaaattctattattacaaataaataattgtatgatacacaactttatattatatttacttttatgtCCTTTCATACAAGTTAATTAAAACTGTTCGATTAATATCAtaagtattattaaatcataccTTTTGGTACCAAAATAAATAGGGGTTAACAGACAATTGAAATATCATTTGTATTAAAAGTGCAAATTAAATCATTCACTAACAAATATGTAATACGTATTAAGATGAAAGAGCAGATTCTACATTCTATctttttgtatagaaaattatcaaaatatcgTGTAAATATAAACTATCACAAGTTGCGATTACGTTCCCTGACATGACGTGAGTACATCCTGTAACGCGCGGTTTCGTGTCCTTCTCTGATTCGACGACGGCAAAGCGCTGTATCTGCTTCTTTACCTGTATTTTATCAAGCCGTATTCGTGCTCTAGTATTTGAGGTTAGTTTCGAACGTTAACTAGGGAAAAGGCTCTCTGTAACGAATCTACTTCTTTTAAGTGATAAAAAGCGCATCTCTTCTTTTAGTTACGTTTACGTATAATTGGCTGGCAACCTTATCAAAACATACAATAATCGAAGAACTGATTAATACATAAGACGTATCGCATTAAAGCCAAGGAATTCTGACCATTAAGTTGCCGGTTCTTAGGCGAAAAAGacatttaaaaagttatttatagTCTCCCATCAGTTATAACATGCTTCCGTCAATTGTAGTACTTCTTGTTATCGGAATTGCAGCTGCCGAAGATTGCAAAGGATGTGTTTCTTTGGATTCTTATTCCTTTGACAAGGTACCTTAATCTTTTTAAATGTACGTTTCTTGGAAGAATTACTCATTTTATTtgttgaattatatttatctcaAGTAAGATGTACCCAGTAGTTGTTCGAAAATGAACAAAATCAACTTGCTagattcttttgttttctttacCTTGTTGATTAGGCCATTTGTTCCCATGGTTACAGGACGCTTATTTACATCAGAGACATGcttatattatagaatataaaaatttatgaagtagaaatataatatctataaatgAATCaacatgaaaataataagtatattttaatatatcattatttaGTATCTTATTTAAAGCAAATGGACTAATAGGTATTACTATTTCGATTACCAGAAACCGTTTGCTTTTTACGAATCTCATATTGATTTAGACATGTTATTATgcaaacgatattttatattttattatattgaaatatttataaaaaatattccatgctcgtattgtaaataaagtatttatgACATAGGTGATACCGAAATTCAAAGCGGCAGTTGTTAAATTCGATGTGGCATTTCCGTATGGAGAGAAACACGAACAGTACGCGCAAATAGCTGCAGGAACGAAAGATTCTCATGATCTATTGGTTGCTGAAGTGAGAGTGAAGGATTATGGCAATAAAGATAATTCTGATCTTGCCGCTCGCTATAAAATAAAGTCCAAAACATTTCCCGctgttcttttgtttcttcaaGGAAAAACAGAACCAATTCCATTCGTTGCAGAAAAAGAAACTGATTTTACCGCGGATAGTATTAAGcgatttattaaaatgaagTCTGGAATATATCTTGGTCTCCCTGGTTGTGTGGAACAATTAGATAGACTTGCAGAGGAATTCAGGACCGGCGGAGAAACGGAAAGAAaggtaatattacataaataacataatttataaaattattataaaagtatgcaattataattatcttttatttcatagGAGATATTAAACAAAGCTAAAGTCTTTGAAGGAACATTACCTGAAACGCAACGCGCTGCCGCAAAAGTTTATGTTAAAACTATGGAAAGAATATTAGAAAGAGGAGACGTTTTTGCTCAAACAGAACAAACTAGAATAGAGGGCATATTGAAAGGGAAATTATCGAATGAAAAGAAACGCACAATGGAAGAAAAACGTAATATCCTCCATTCTTTCTTATACAGAGacgaattatgaaaaattaccatcatacagtattataaattttgttatgtatactttttgtaaaaatagtgtcatattaaaatcaaatatccACTGATCGTTTTAAGTCCAATATCTTACAGCTCATTTTTTATAACTTAAAACGATACAGGTGTTAGTATGTACTGCATACATTCCAATATTTCAGACtgcaatttatataaatgtgaaaaaattggaaaaaacgtttaaaagaaataaaatatttaaaagatcagttctaaatttttttagaaataatgTTCCCATAAAcactaaaattttaatattattacacaccagaatatataaaaacacataagtagtatttttaaaaattgaataacatTTCAAATTGTATAAATCCTCTCATATTCAAGATTAAATAGTTGTCCTACTTTTTAATCTCTTATTTCTGTTGAATTTAACATATGTCAATTTGTTCGTCATAGTATAAATGCTAAAATTCCTTCATTAAGAAAtcacttataacgtataacgatcgtataaatattgtcttatttataaattgaaaatttgttcaacCTGTCTATTAACATcgttgttaaaatattttcctacaTTAAATTCAATGATCAAATATTTAAGCATATGCATGCATGTATGTTTATATTGGAATGTGCACTTATAATTAGCATTTCTAATTCATAGAGATATAgatttttacttcttttcttCCACACCCTTAACTTGCAATTGTTCAAGTTCTTTAGCTACTTTTTCCATAGTTTCCCCATCTTTTATTTGTGTTTCAGAGGGTTCCACTTTTTCAGTTTCATTACTCTCAACTTTTAAATCTCCTTTTGTCAATTTGCTAGCTTGCTCTTCATTATCAGTACTTTCACTATAACTTACATCACTAGAAGGTTCACTATCACTCTCAACATGTTTTTCTTCAGTGTTATTTTTGCCAGCATATATTTCGCACTCAGAGCCCACTATCTTCTTTGCTTTTTCAAAAGCTTCTTTCCAAACAGTTGCatctatagaaaaaaatatcgataacaattatattaataattgatattttaaattttgtccACATTATACATTTGCTCATTAATAGTATATTTACTCTCTGCATTTGCAAATCTTATGGCAAGTAATTCTGGCTTAAGTTGTTCATCTGCATAGTCAGCAAGTACACTCCATACCCATGCTCTATCACTACCACAATTGGGTTTCAATTCCATCCAAGGAGTTACAAAATGATTAGCACaaattttaagtgttttatcTCTACGCATTACAACCCTTActgtattttttgttttatgtcTTAATAACTTCACCTCTCCAGTACCACGTTCTTTCCACTCTGCTGGATTATTGGAAGAatcataacgatataattttgCTCTCCTGCAAATAGAACAATATACACAAATATCAGATAAGAaacttataatatatattttaatgactCTTGACATttgaatttacatttttatcatttcaacTTCATCTTCTTCATTATTGGATACTTCTATTAATGGCAAAGAAATTATTGGTTCAAAATGTACGTCTACTTCGTTAGTTTCTTCATCATTCTCTTGAGTTTCACAGTTAACGCTCTTCACATCAACATGATCTCCATTTAACTATAAATCAACGCagattattttatagatattgaaaaaggtattaaaaaattacaaaaaatatatggctataaatattcattatattaattctatctgacggaaataaaattttttaaaccaattAAAAGTATATGATTTATGAGATCGTGTTTTGTTTCTACAGACGCGACAATATAACCTACAGCgtcatttgaaaaatttttaataaattataataagttTATTCATTACtgtattgaataataataatctagggagaattataaaaattaatgttatatttacCACGTTTTCTGGCattgtttatcaattttacaaGAAAGATTATGCGATCACGTATCAAATACTACTAACTTCGACCTGTTTGATATCAAACTGTGATGTAGTATGATAAACCTCCATGATAATTCGTAGATATGTGTTTGAAATGATAATTATTCCCTATGGAATAAAAACTACATACTGAAGAATTTCCAAATTAaaactgtaaataaaattatttacaaatatatcatccccaatttattaaaattaataaatttcaataaatgaaataacttTAAATAATCTAGGGAATTTCACTATCAATTTGTTTAGCACAAAATTTCTCTAGAGTATACAAGTACAAAATGCATTAATTTGATTTGTATACttaatagtttttaattattagatataaattgaagaaatttgaCAGATTCGATTACGACAGTTCTAATAATCGATAGTATCGATATTactaatgtttcttttttcgtaaTAATTGCATGTTCTGCATTCGGCATAATCGAGTATATATTCTGATTTGTTCGATAAATCGACCGGTCGAACTCTATCGAACAGGAAAAGCTCGAATTTAGAGAGGGGGTAAAAGGGAGTGGAGTGCGCGGTTGTCCGGGCGGCCATTGCGGGTACATTGTCCGATACCGCGAATGCAATTGAGTGCAGCTTGCCACATTAGTGAAATCCACGAAAATCAAAGGTCATCCCCAAAAGAAGGTGCTCCGTGTGAAGCCCGGGACGCGCACAAAACCCCGGCCCGATGGCTGAATCAGACAAACTTAATATTGACAACATCATAGCTCGGCTCTTGGAAGGTAAAGCTGCTCACTTGCCCTCCTTGAGGGGGGGTGATGGGATCTGAACTGTCGCCCGCGTCACCCTTTGTTATAACTCCTTCAAACACGTAGTCCCTTACAATTTAAGTTGAATATTCGGCTGAGGATATTGcgtctttcgtttttcttttcattcttttaccTTCTTCTTAGATATCTGATTTCTTTGATCGATTACGCAACTATCTTTAAATATAACCGatctcaaatattttacacaaaCCGACAATTGTTTGTTTACATGAAGTGGGACTGGCAATGTAATAGAAATCACTAGTTCTTGGATAAGACTCTTGTCTCGAGCTTGAGTGACTGCTGcaatatactttgtaatttttaattttactccTACTTGTctctattatttataaaaggatcgtaaaatatattaataaattaaactgaTTCATTCAAGAAGTTGTTCActgttaatattataaaaaaagtatagtTTTGTGTTACATACGAAAAGATGAATACATATTAAACTTCTTGAATATTTGATTTGCGTCCTTTCAATGTAGGGACTGTTATTTATGTCTGTTGTAcagaaaattacttttctcttaagttttttttttttttgtcatgTATCTACAAACTgcttataaaatttaagaataaattctattatatttcattgtatttattgcatgaagatattttaatcttaTAGTGCGGGGAGCCAGGCCAGggaaaaatgtacaattaacagaaggagaaataaaaggaCTTTGCCTGAAGTCacgtgaaatttttttatcacAACCTATTTTGTTAGAACTTGAAGCACCGCTTAAAATATGTGGTAagttgttttttattataattcgtactttatttttttattttattatgcacatataaatatatatgtcacGATACTTCAGgcaataaaaaacaaaatgaattttatttttaaggtGATATTCATGGGCAATATTATGATTTACTACGATTATTCGAATATGGTGGATTTCCACCAGAGAGTAACTATCTGTTTCTAGGAGACTATGTTGATAGAGGAAAACAGTCTTTAGAGACAATTTGTCTCCTTCTTGCctataaaatcaaatatccTGAGAACTTCTTCTTACTTCGTGGAAATCATGAATGTGCATCCATTAATAGGATATATGGATTTTATGatgaatgtaaaaaattacgtttaaatgtagcttattataaaatgtttgaatCCTTACATTCTGGTATTATTTAGGTAAACGACGTTACAATATTAAACTATGGAAAACATTTACGGATTGTTTCAACTGCTTACCTGTTGCGGCAATAGttgatgaaaaaatattttgttgccATGGTGGCCTTAGTCCAGATCTACAAAACATGGAACAGATAAGACGTATCATGCGACCAACAGATGTACCTGATCAAGGCTTATTGTGTGATCTATTATGGTCTGATCCAGACAAAGATACAATGGGTTGGGGAGAAAATGATCGTGGAGTATCATTTACATTTGGAGCTGAAGTAGTTGCCAAATTTTTACATAAGCATGACTTTGACCTTATTTGTCGTGCTCATCAGGTATGTATGTCATCACATATACAGAGCTATTAATTTTAGTACATTATTCGTGTTAgactttatttttcaaatgttattatgattatgtaatttcaataaattttgaagatattaagtaaaaatctataaaaattttaggTAGTAGAAGATGGATATGAATTTTTTGCGAAGAGACAGTTAGTTACCCTGTTCTCAGCACCGAACTACTGTGGCGAATTCGATAATGCTGGAGCTATGATGTCCGTTGATGAAACTCTCATGTGTAGTTTCCAAATTCTAAAACCAGCtgacaaaaagaaattaacGTACGGTGGCCTGAATGCAAATAGACCAGTGACTCCCCCACGAGGCGGTGGAAACAACAAAAGCAAGAAGAAGTGAAATCCTTAGATTTGTTTCTCATCCTTTTTTTTTGAAAGCAACGTTTAGAACTTCAAAATAACTCCCTTAAAACCCTCAGTCTTTTAAGACATTAAGTTCTTGTAAGAGAAAAgatgttattgttattatttcctAGTATCGCTACTATTATTATCAACGCTATTACCAtattattttcgaatttatCATGAATTCCGCTCACACATTAATGATCACATtttaagtaaaagaaaatccCAGAGGGGCGTAGTTTGTtaagcgaaagataaacaatGAAGTTCTTCATTAAAATAGAACAGTTCAAAGAGGGGAAAAATGCTATTAAATGGGtgtctataaaaaaaattaacagtAAGTTCAGTTATTGGAGATTAGATTAGAAATTCTACTAGAAGTATTGttacaaaatacaagaaaatttcACGACGAATTCATTCTTAATTCTTtgcttaatattttcttcggtGTTTTTATAGAATAAACAATTAGAAATTGCAATATCATTGATCAGAATATCATGGCATGGTACAATTGATGTAATGTTAGAC is part of the Bombus fervidus isolate BK054 chromosome 7, iyBomFerv1, whole genome shotgun sequence genome and harbors:
- the Wbl gene encoding endoplasmic reticulum protein 29-like protein wbl; its protein translation is MLPSIVVLLVIGIAAAEDCKGCVSLDSYSFDKVIPKFKAAVVKFDVAFPYGEKHEQYAQIAAGTKDSHDLLVAEVRVKDYGNKDNSDLAARYKIKSKTFPAVLLFLQGKTEPIPFVAEKETDFTADSIKRFIKMKSGIYLGLPGCVEQLDRLAEEFRTGGETERKEILNKAKVFEGTLPETQRAAAKVYVKTMERILERGDVFAQTEQTRIEGILKGKLSNEKKRTMEEKRNILHSFLYRDEL
- the LOC139989424 gene encoding ran-specific GTPase-activating protein, whose translation is MPENVLNGDHVDVKSVNCETQENDEETNEVDVHFEPIISLPLIEVSNNEEDEVEMIKMRAKLYRYDSSNNPAEWKERGTGEVKLLRHKTKNTVRVVMRRDKTLKICANHFVTPWMELKPNCGSDRAWVWSVLADYADEQLKPELLAIRFANAENATVWKEAFEKAKKIVGSECEIYAGKNNTEEKHVESDSEPSSDVSYSESTDNEEQASKLTKGDLKVESNETEKVEPSETQIKDGETMEKVAKELEQLQVKGVEEKK
- the LOC139989421 gene encoding serine/threonine-protein phosphatase PP1-gamma catalytic subunit B, coding for MAESDKLNIDNIIARLLEVRGARPGKNVQLTEGEIKGLCLKSREIFLSQPILLELEAPLKICGDIHGQYYDLLRLFEYGGFPPESNYLFLGDYVDRGKQSLETICLLLAYKIKYPENFFLLRGNHECASINRIYGFYDECKRRYNIKLWKTFTDCFNCLPVAAIVDEKIFCCHGGLSPDLQNMEQIRRIMRPTDVPDQGLLCDLLWSDPDKDTMGWGENDRGVSFTFGAEVVAKFLHKHDFDLICRAHQVVEDGYEFFAKRQLVTLFSAPNYCGEFDNAGAMMSVDETLMCSFQILKPADKKKLTYGGLNANRPVTPPRGGGNNKSKKK